In the genome of Ignavibacteriales bacterium, one region contains:
- a CDS encoding SMP-30/gluconolactonase/LRE family protein, whose translation MLAQSPVPEGAKPELIADGFLFVEGPVWKDNFGLLFSDLTGNIAYRWTKEDSITIFLNPSYNSNGLTYDRTGKLILAQTGLRRVVRLESNNTQTVLADNYKGKKLNSPNDLAVKSDGSVFFTDPPFNIPDGEKKELSFAGIYRISLTGELKLLDSTLELPNGICFSKDETKLYVNNSQARIIYVWDVLNDSTIANKREFARIVPEGYADGMKIDESGNLFCTGPGGVWIFSPEGKLLDKISLPQNPTNCNWGDADRKTLYITAGNSVYRIKL comes from the coding sequence ATGTTGGCACAATCCCCTGTTCCTGAAGGCGCAAAACCGGAACTAATCGCTGATGGTTTTTTATTTGTTGAAGGTCCTGTGTGGAAAGATAACTTCGGTTTACTTTTTTCCGACCTTACGGGTAACATCGCTTACAGGTGGACGAAGGAAGACAGCATCACAATTTTCTTAAATCCCTCTTATAACTCTAACGGACTTACTTATGACAGAACCGGGAAATTGATTTTAGCACAAACGGGTCTGCGAAGAGTTGTGCGGCTTGAATCAAACAATACACAGACCGTGCTTGCCGATAACTATAAAGGAAAAAAACTTAACAGTCCGAATGATCTTGCGGTGAAATCAGATGGATCTGTTTTCTTTACTGATCCGCCGTTTAACATTCCCGATGGTGAAAAGAAAGAACTTTCGTTTGCGGGTATATACAGAATAAGTCTGACAGGAGAACTGAAGCTGCTTGATTCAACTCTGGAATTACCGAACGGAATTTGTTTTTCAAAAGATGAGACGAAACTTTACGTGAACAATTCACAAGCTAGAATTATTTATGTGTGGGATGTGCTCAATGATTCAACGATTGCAAACAAAAGAGAGTTCGCAAGAATAGTTCCCGAGGGTTACGCGGACGGAATGAAAATAGATGAAAGCGGAAATTTGTTTTGCACAGGTCCCGGTGGAGTATGGATATTTTCGCCCGAAGGGAAATTACTTGATAAGATTTCTCTTCCGCAAAATCCCACAAATTGTAATTGGGGTGATGCAGACAGAAAAACATTATACATAACAGCGGGCAACAGCGTTTACAGGATAAAACTGTAG
- a CDS encoding transposase yields MDLYKNKFRIASTRLKEWDYSTPSWYYVTICTKFMKHWFGEIKNDEMVLNDAGKIVETLWNTIPDHYKNVELDEFVIMPNHIHGIIILGSVETGHAPSLLGNVVGSFKSAVSKYLRGKMNLEFNWQPRFYDHIIRNENDLLRIRTYIKNNPLKWELDKYYSKE; encoded by the coding sequence ATGGATTTATACAAAAACAAATTCCGGATAGCATCCACACGTTTAAAGGAGTGGGATTATTCCACGCCATCATGGTATTACGTAACGATCTGCACAAAATTTATGAAGCATTGGTTCGGTGAAATAAAAAATGATGAAATGGTTTTAAACGATGCAGGGAAAATTGTTGAGACACTTTGGAACACAATTCCCGATCATTATAAAAATGTTGAGCTTGATGAGTTTGTGATAATGCCGAATCATATTCACGGTATCATAATCCTTGGCTCCGTAGAGACGGGGCACGCCCCGTCTCTACTTGGCAATGTTGTCGGAAGTTTTAAATCGGCAGTGTCAAAATATTTAAGGGGAAAAATGAACCTGGAATTTAATTGGCAGCCGCGGTTCTATGATCATATAATCCGGAATGAAAATGATTTGTTAAGAATACGGACTTATATAAAAAACAATCCGTTGAAATGGGAGCTTGATAAATATTATAGTAAGGAATAG